Part of the Bacillota bacterium genome is shown below.
CTCCTGTATCAGGCGGGCAACAGGAAGAGATCTTTCAACACGTCCGCAGAGTCCTCTCTGGAGACGTTTACCTGGAAGCGGTCAGAAACGGGGAGATCAACACCGGAGGCTTGACCATTATGGGATTAGGGCGAACCTGGACCTCATGAATCGTAAGCGGCCGGCCTAGGTGAAGCCCCCCAAGCAGCCTTGGGGGGCTTCTTCATGGCCGGGATTGAGGTCCTTACGCGTACTTCTTCAGCACCTCGGCAATCTTTTTCGGGGTCAGCCGGCCGTAGGTGGTGGCGTTGACCATCATCGCCGGGGATAGGCCGCAGGCCCCGAGGCAGGCCACCCGCTCGAAGGTGAAGCGCCGGTCGCCGGTGGTCTCGCCGGGCTGGATCTTCAGCTCGTCGGCCACGGCGTCGAGGATCTTCTCGCCGCCCCGGACATGGCACGCCGTCCCCAGGCAGACGCGGACGATGTTGCGCCCCCGCGGGGTCAGGTGGAACTGGGCGTAGAAGGTGGCCACGCCAAAGACCTTCGACTCGGGCACCTTCAGGAACTTGGCAATCCGGCCGACCGCCGGTCGGGGCAGGTAGCCATAGGCTTCCTGGGTCTGTTGGAGGATGGGGATCAGGGGGCCCTTGGCCCCGCGGTACTTCTCGAGGATCTTCTCCAGCGGGCCGCCGTCAAAGGCCGGCCCTTCAGCCGTCGCGTCGGGCCCGTGGCCCAGGTTGACGTCCTTCTCGACCGCGCTCACCGGCGCCCACCTCCCGCGGCCGCGACCTGCTTGGCCGCCGCCTGTCCTTCACCGGCCGCGCTTTGGGCCGCCGCTTTCTCGACCGCCCAGGCCGGGGCCTCGGCCTTCTCCAGCTTCACCGCGGCCACCTTGAACTCGGGGATCTTAGCCCTTGGGTCGACGGCCGGGTTGGTCAGGACGTTGGCCGCCGCCTCGGCGAAGTGGAAGGGCATGAAGACGACCCGCCGGCCGGTCATGCCGGTGACCTTGACTCTGGTCACCACGCTGCCGCGCCGCGAGGTCACCTTGACCCAGGCATGGTCCTCCAAGCCGTAATCGGCGGCCGTCTCCGGATTGACCTCGATGTAGCCCTCGGGCCTGATCCAGTTGAGCCCCTTGGAGCGCCGGGTCATCGTCCCGGTGTGGTAGTGATAGAGGATCCGGCCGGTCGACAGGACCAGCGGGTACTCGGCGTCGGTGCCCTCGGCCGCCGGGCGGTAGTCGATCGTCGCAAATTGGCCCAGACCGCGGCTGAACTTCTCGCGATGGAGGACCGGCGTGCCCGGATGCTCACGGTTCGGGACGGGCCACTGGAGGCCCTTGTTGAAAGCGTCCCCGCCCTCGGCCAAGCGGTCCCAGCGGACTCCGCCGTAGATCGGGGTGAGGTCGGCGACCTCGTCCATGACCTCGGCCACCGAGTTGTAGTTCCAGTCCAGGCCGAGGCGCCGTCCGACGTCGCGGAGGATCTGCCAGTCGGGCCGGGCTTCGCCCGGGGCCGCGGTGGCCGTCCGGAACAGTTGGACCCGGCGCTCGGTGTTGGTGAAGGTCCCGTCCTTCTCGGCGAAGCAGGCTCCGGGCAGGACCACGTCGGCCAGCTTGGCCGTCTCGGTCAGGAAGATGTCCTGGACGACCAGGAAATCGAGGTGGCCCAGAGCCTCCTCGACGTGCCGGAGGTCCGGGTCGGAGACCATCGGGTTCTCGCCCATGATGTAGAGGCCCTTGAGGTCGCCGTGGGCGGCCGCGTTCATTATCTCGGTGACCGTGAGACCGACCTTATCGTCGAGCCTGGCCCCCCAGGCCTTCTCGAACTTGGCCTTCAGGTCGGGGTTGGTGACCGCCTGATAGCCCGGGAAGACATTCGGCAGCGCGCCGACGTCGCAGGCCCCCTGGACGTTGTTCTGGCCGCGGAGCGGGTTGACCCCGGTCCCCTCGCGCCCGATGTTCCCGGTGAGCATGGCCAGGTTGGCCACGGTTTGGACGTTGTCGGTGCCCGTCGTGTGCTGGGTGATCCCCATCGAGTAGATGATCGCCGCCCGCCCCGCCTTGGCGTAGGCCCTGGCGGCCTCGACGATCAGCCCGGCCGGCACACCGCACAGGCTCTCGACGTACTCGGGCGTGAACTTCTCGACCGCCGTCTTGAGGGCCTCGAAGTTCTCGGTGCGGCTCTCGACGAAGCCCTTGTCGTAAAGGTCCTCGCGGAGGATGACGTGCATGAGCCCGTTGAGGAGGGCGACGTCGCTCCCCGGAATCTGCTGCAGGTGGAGGTCGGCCAGCTCGGCCAAGTCGACCCGGCGCGGGTCGACGACGATCAGCTTGGCCCCGTTGCGCTTGGCCTTCTTGACCTGCATGCCGATGACCGGGTGGGCCTCGGTGGTATTCGAACCGATGACGAAGACGCAGTCGGACTGGGCGATGTCGTCGATGGAGTTGGTCATCGCCCCGCTCCCGAAGGAGAGGGCCAGGCCGGCCACCGTGGAGGCGTGGCACAGACGGGCGCAGTGGTCGATGTTGTTCGTCCCGAAACCCTGCCGGACCAGTCTCTGCATGAGGTAGTTCTCTTCGTTGGTGCACTTGGCCGAAGACAGGCCGGCCAGAGTGCCGGGGCCGCCGGTCTTCTTCAGCTCAGTGAAACGGCGGGCAATCAGGTCCAGGGCCTCATCCCAGGAGACCTCGACGAACTCGCTGTCGCGGCCGGCCTGGCCGGTCTGGCCCTCGAGGACGCCCTTGCGGACGAGCGGCCTGGTCAGCCGGTCCGGGCTCTGGATGAACTCCCAGCCGAAGCGGCCCTTGACGCAGAGCTTGTTGTGGTTGGCGGGGCCATCGGCCGGCTCAACGCCGACGATCCGCCCCTCCTTGTTGAAGAGCAGCTCGAACCGGCAGCCGACGCCGCAGTACGGGCAGACCGTTCGGGCCCGCCGGAGCTCCCACGGCCGCCCCTGGCCGATGCGGGTCCTGGGCTGCAGGGCGCCGGTCGGACAGACGGTCACGCAGTTGCCGCAGAAGACGCAGGGCGACTCTTCCAGGGGGACGTCGTAGGACGTCGCCACCTTGGCCTTGAAGCCGCGCCAGGCGTAGTCGACGGCGCCCACGCCCATGCTCTCGGCGCAGGTCCGGATGCACCGCCCGCAGACGATGCACTTGTCGTGGTCGCGGATGAAGAAGGCGTTCGTGTCGTCCGGCTTGAAGTGCTTGCGCTCGCCGGCATAGGTGTCCTGCCGGGCGCCGTAGATGTAGGCGTACTCCTGAAGCTTGCAGTCGCCGTTCTTCTCGCAGGTCAGGCAATCCTGCGGGTGGTTGGCCAGGAGCAGTTCGAGGGTCATCTTCCGGTACTTCCGGATCTTCTCCGTGTTCGTCCGGACGACCATCCCCTCGGCCACCGGGGTGGCGCATGAAGCCGGCAGGCCGCGCATCTTCTCGATCTCGACGATGCACAGGCGACAGGCGCCGACGGACGTCAGCTCAGGGTCGTAGCAGAGGCGCGGGATGTCGAGGTCGAGCTGCTTCGCGGCCTCCAGGACGTTGGTTCCGGCCGCGACGCTGACGGGCTTGCCGTCGATATTCAGGTTGAGCATCTTGATTTCCGTCATCTCGCTCCCCTCCTACTCTCGGATGACGGCGCCGAACGGGCAGACCTGCTCGCAGGTCCCGCACTGGGTGCACTTGGCCTGATCGATCACGTGGGCGATCTTCTTCTCGCCACTGATCGCCTGCTGGGCGCAGGAGCGCTTGCAGATCAGGCAGGCCTTGCACTTGTCGGCGTCGATCCGGTATTTGATCAGAGCCTTGCAGACGTGGGCCGGGCACTTCTTGTCGACGATGTGG
Proteins encoded:
- the nuoE gene encoding NADH-quinone oxidoreductase subunit NuoE, whose amino-acid sequence is MGHGPDATAEGPAFDGGPLEKILEKYRGAKGPLIPILQQTQEAYGYLPRPAVGRIAKFLKVPESKVFGVATFYAQFHLTPRGRNIVRVCLGTACHVRGGEKILDAVADELKIQPGETTGDRRFTFERVACLGACGLSPAMMVNATTYGRLTPKKIAEVLKKYA